The sequence below is a genomic window from Humulus lupulus chromosome 3, drHumLupu1.1, whole genome shotgun sequence.
AGTTGTCAAACTTGAGGTGGCACTGAGGACTGTTCTGGATTGTTATCCCCGTGACTGTCACATTAAAGCTCCCATAAAATCTCAGGGCCTGTTTaacaaaaaaatacaacaaacaTGTTACTCCCCATATGAAGTCATTGAAATTTTTGAGTTATCTTTGGATGTTAGCTTCTCACAAGTGGTCCTTACCGTTGGTTTGATGCTTGGCATTTTCGCACTAAGCTTGCTTCTTATCTACCACAGAAAATTCAATGAAGATCAAGGTAAGTTTTGGACTGTCTGTTGAGTATAATTTAATAAGGAAAGTGAATAATCCAGGGAAAGTTACAAAAGTGAAGGAATATAATTACCGGGACAGGTGGGAGTAGATGTACTGTGCTGTTTAATGGGATAATGAGCTTTAATTCATCATCTGCAGGATCATCATAAAGAGAGGCCTCTTGCCACCAAACTGACCCTTTTCCTTCTAAAATTCCATTCCCTTGAACTGTGATTCCTCTTAGCTTTGAGAATAAAAGCCATTGGAATAGACCTTTTCCCCATGCTTTGGGGTCTGTTGGGGCTATGATTGTGCCATCCAGCtatggaaagaaagaaaagagagtaaTATTAAGTAGTTAGACTAATGATATTTAGCACACAGGTATGGCATTGAGATCATTTTTATCACCGAGTGGATTCTCTTTTTGAACCACTAATTTACCTGAAAGACAATGTTGGGCTCACAATATGGGCCAGAAAATTCGATGGGCCCAACAAAGAATTCATATTTAGCAGGCACAAGGAGTGTTGATGCCTCGACCTTACAAGCAGCTGCCCATGCAGCTTGGAATGCCTGCATAGTACCATAGCAAATTATTGTTACTGTGTTCATTACGAAATTAATGCCAATTATTGGTGTTAATTTACACAAAAGACATATATAACTGTATACAATTATTGTTGGAATCTTGATCCAACTGCTGTAACGAGAATCATTTCACTGTGTGGGGCCCATTCATGGGGCAATACTATTGTCTTTGGGCATCAACTATATGACATAATgtaactcaaaaaaaaaaaaagtggcccACGTAACATCAAACTCGACTACTTTTAAATCCTGAGAATTACGTGCCTATGCCTAcagataatattatataaataatatcccactaccatttctctctctcttattcCTTTGTTTCAATTCTCTACCAGAATCTCAAAAAAGAATGACCACAAGATATTGAAAAGGAAACCTCATAATAATTCTGCGTTGCAATGTACTTACACGTTAGGTCGTCATATTTCATTATAAATCGTCACTTAAATTGGAAAGTTGTACGGTTTATTAAGATTAATTTTAAGGGTAcattaataattaaaaagaagATAGGTGTCACATTTGAATTAATATAGTGGGTCCTAAAGTACAAAATTACCTAAACAACATGATGAAGAAATTGAATGAAGAATTACAAAAGTTAGTATAATTTTAAGAGGATTTTGGATGTAGTCCTCTTCTTTATTTAGTCTCATGGCATATTATacgtaatttaaaaataaaacaatacaaatgataCTATATATTATTGCAGTATGTACGGGATAAAGAAccaattaatttatatatagagAACCACTACATTGTATCTATTTTTTGGTAACACTGGTGCAGTTAATTTGTGTTTTCTACATTtcgataattttttttctaatttttttatatgacagtgtacattgTAATCATTTACCGTGTCTAAAACAAGATTCAAACAACTTTTACATTCGTATACAAAAAATAAGCATACATGCAACaagttgatttaattatgtttttggtactataatttattcataattttaaaaaatttgtagaatgttctaaataactacaatgtacgccgttatataaaaaaatttaatattatatctatGCAACATTCGAAAATATAAAAAGGATGCACCAGGTTGTGAAGAAAGTGAATATTTTGTATTggttatctatatatatttatatttatatatatatatatataaacgggataaataaatatttgtattggctatctatatatatttatatataaacgggataaataaaaattcaaaacaCAGTCGCTAAAAAAATTCTAAGCCAAACATATTGCATGTTGGAAAGAGGAAAATACATGTAATGACATAAATGGatgaaaattatcaaaataaaattttccaACACCAGAACAGAGATTTTTGTCTTTTCCTCTTGTTATTTAAATATGTAGTTTTAACATATTACCcttaaaaaggaaaaataaaatacaattaaCTAAAACCAAAAAAACAGAACCTTTTTCAGACTATTGAGTTTCGTGACTAGTCAATTTATCTCAAACACTTTTAATGCAGTGCAAGTAAAGTTCATAAACTAAAATTCTCTAAAATGTATGTAAAAAACTACATCCTaacgtataaatatatatatatatatgtatatattataaaaaaaaataaaagaaaaaacagAGGATTCCCCTGTTCTTAAGCAAGAAATATTTATGAACAAAGCAAAAAAATTAACACACCTTGGTATCGTCCGTACTTCCATCACCTTTGGCACCAAAATCAATAACGTTAAAGGTTGATGACTGATGACCATTGTTGTAACCTTTATTTTTGGGTGGACTCGACGGCGGAGTGTCGCCACCGGGCTTGACAGTAGTCGGCGGCGGCGGCGGAGCTGCTTTGTAATGCGGCGGAGGTGGCGGAGACTTTGGCTTTGATGAACCACCATGATGGTTGTTGTGGCTGCTGTGGCCCTTGCCTTTCTTTTTATTGTACAAAGATGAGGCTCCTTTGTTCTGGTGCTTCCAGTGTCTACCCCTTCCACCAATGCAAGCTTCAAAATTTGATGACCACACCAGAAAACCAACCAGAATCATGAATGTGAGACTGCTGAAACTAAAACCACCCATTTTCTTAACACAATGTGGAcaagagagagaaaaggagagagagagagagaggtggtgatgatgatgatggtatgAACAAATGAGAGTTGGGTTTAAATAGGGAGAGAGCTCAAAAGCTTCTGGTAAGACTGTTAATACATATGCAAAAATAAGGTAcaatagtattattattattattattattgatattaaAGGCTATATGTGTAATGTGAGTTTCGTTTTGTTTTATCTATGTATAGTTTTACATTCTATGTCGTAGTTGGAGCAGTAGTATACTATACACTAACATAtgcaattttaaaaaaatttgttggAATTTTGTTGGCCTCGTCATCATAAAGGACCCATTTTATACATGACAAGTGTCACAATGTTGTTACTTTTGATCTGATCAAGCCATCCACACAAGCCAAGCTTAAATAACTAATTAGTCTTAGAAGATAGTAAATACACTAAACCAAATGAAATATTCTTCATTTTAGCTAGCTTGACACAAAAAGAGACAATACCCAATAAACGAATTATCTTAAAAGGCTGGTTTTTCTTTTGTTCTACAATATTTCAATATTGTTGGTATATTTATAGTTCATATAGTCTAAGCCTTAGCTTCTCCATAAGTGTTTGAGCTACATTGTATGTGATAATGATGTTAACACAAGCAATTAATGGTCAAAATTCTGTATCGATAACAGGTACTGCTACTAGTTATAGCTTATAATTGGTTATGTTTTGGCACATTGAAAGCCTAGTTTAGCTGTGTTGTGTTGTGTTGAACCAAGCCAAAtgataagatattattattattaattattattttaggaTTAGGGAAATGTGGAAGCCAAAAAGTGACACGTGAGTGGGTCTATAAGGTGTCAAGGTCCGGCACTGATTATAACAACACTTTATGGTCACATGCTTCGTTCACGGActcaactcttttttttttttttttaaatttttttggctTTTTTGTCTTCTTGATTCCCTTGGCTACAAATTCACCATCCTTCTTCTCCTAATTTGTAAAGCTTTTGCTTCTACAACATCCCAATGAGTATTAAAAAAAGTAGTGTTTAAAAGGGTAACCCTAAACAGTCCCAAAAGGTCCCACTTTAGTAATGAAAAAACTATGTTAATAATGGTGATCACAGAACTGTCTGTCTACCATAATACTTggttatgattagtataaattaattaaataattatgtaggtatgtatacatatatattattatgaAGTTGATGTAAAGAAACACAAACCAGTATCTTCATCGCCCATAGTTTCTTTTGCCATCCATGGTTTTTCATGTGTATTTCTGAAGTAATGACAAAGCAGTACACACATAGTACTGTGTCAAATTGTACAGCTTAAAACAATAATGTATGTCATAAACATTTTaggaaatttaaattgtttttcTGGCTTGTGTTCTGAGTTCAGATCACATGTC
It includes:
- the LOC133822124 gene encoding polygalacturonase At1g48100-like, yielding MGGFSFSSLTFMILVGFLVWSSNFEACIGGRGRHWKHQNKGASSLYNKKKGKGHSSHNNHHGGSSKPKSPPPPPHYKAAPPPPPTTVKPGGDTPPSSPPKNKGYNNGHQSSTFNVIDFGAKGDGSTDDTKAFQAAWAAACKVEASTLLVPAKYEFFVGPIEFSGPYCEPNIVFQLDGTIIAPTDPKAWGKGLFQWLLFSKLRGITVQGNGILEGKGSVWWQEASLYDDPADDELKLIIPLNSTVHLLPPVPIRSKLSAKMPSIKPTALRFYGSFNVTVTGITIQNSPQCHLKFDNCVGVLVHDMSVSSPGDSANTDGIHLQNSKDVLIHTTTLACGDDCISIQTGCSNIYVHNVNCGPGHGISIGSLGRYNTKACVSNITIRDVMMHNTMNGVRIKTWQGGLGSVQGVLFSNIQVSEVQLPIVIDQFYCDKSNCKNQSSAVAVSGITYERIRGTYTVKPVHFACSDNLPCIDVTLNSIQLKPIQERYHMYDPFCWQTFGELRTPTVPPIDCLQMGKPSSNRLQSDHDTC